The region CGGTAGGATGGCAGTCGTGGACGGATGAAGCAAAGGCCATAGCTGTCCCGGGCGCCAAGGAGTTTTTAAATTATGCCGTTTCCAAGGGTGCAGATGTTTTTTATATCACCAACCGTCGCCCGTCCGAAGCACCGGGTACTTTGAATAATTTGCGTTCGCTTGGTTTTCCGCAAGCGGACACGTTGCATATTATGTTTCGCGAAGCGGAGTCCAATAAAGAAGCGCGCCGTCGTAAAGTCAGTGAAACACATTCTATTCTTGTAGTATGTGGCGATAACCTGAATGATTTATCCGATGCCTATGATGGCCGTCTGAATCCCGAACGTAACCAGCGTGTTGATCAGATGAAGAATGAATGGGGGCGTCGATTTATAGTTCTGCCTAATCCGTTATACGGTGATTGGGACGGTGCCATGTTTAATTATAATTTTAACCTATCCGATGCCGCAAAAGACAGCGCGCGCAAAGCTGTGCTAAGAATGAACTAGATGCATCATGCAATTTTGAACCACGCATCAAATCGAAGCGGTATGTTGTTGTATGTTTTACGCTGTACTGTTGATAGCGATTGATTAGATGAAGTCTAAAATCGTGCTCATCGTGTTCAGTGTTATTTTGTCTTTGCTTGTATGTGAAGTGATCGTACACTATGCATTCCCCGTCAACGAGGCGATGAATAAAATTTATATTGCCGACAGCGTGTATGCGACACGTACCGCGCCCTATCTTGATTTTACCTATTCCGATCTTGATGGAAGATCATTGACAATCGCAACCAATGGATATGGTCATCGTTGGGGGGAATACGATACGGCATCATGGCGGGATACCTCCGTAAAAAAGATATTATTGCTGGGAGATTCGTATACGTTTGGCGTGGCGGTCAATCAGCATGCGACGTTTGCATATCTCGTGGACTCTATATTGAATGCCGACAAGCACATCAAATCTCAGTATTCCATAATCAATGCGGGTGTCGGCGGCTGGTGTACCAAACAGGAGTTGTTATATGGAATCCGCCATCTGAACGTTTTTAACCCGGATATCGTCGTAATCACTTTTTGTCCAAACGATCCGATCGGTGATATGGTATTTGAAAACGGATTTAAACATAATACTACAACCGTGGCTCCTGATTTTTGGGGTAAAGAATTTTTATGACGCTATTTGCATTTGTATTTTATTGGCGCCTCGTACCTGCGGCGAATAAAAACAACGGGAAGTTTTGTGGCAGCTTTGAACGGTGAGGCGGATTTTAAACCGTTTGAAGTTTTGGATTCGGCATGGGTAAAAACCGTGGCGCAGTATAAGGACTTTTATGAAATTTTTAAGACATACAACCCGAAGGGAAGATTATTAATACAGACTTCGCATCCTTGGGATGAAGATTTGCAAAAGCGTTTTAGCGAATTGTCCAAAGAACTGAATGTGGAGTTTGTTGATTTATATGACCAGACGGTAATCATTCCGGAATATGAGCGACGATTTCCGCATGACGGTCACTGGTCGGAACGCATTCATCGTATGAGTGCCGAAGCATTATCCGCCAGAATTATAATACAATGATGGATGGTTGTCCAGGCAACGTATTTACTGTATATTAAAATTCTTATTGACAATCAGTATATTTTCGGCTACTATGGGCGCACTTTAATGCTGTCTTTAGTACAGCAATACAAAACGTTCTGACCTAAAAACCAGAACTACCGGATAACCCGATCGGCATCACTCAGCGGACGGGTTGAAAATAATCCCGGTTCACGATGTTAGAATATGGCACAAATTAATATCACGTTTCCAGACAACAGTGTTCGTTCCTTTGAATCCGGCATTACCCCGATGGCTGTCGCGACATCTATTTCGCGCGGCTTAGCGGAAAAATGTGTCGTTGCCGAAGTGAACGGTAAACAGGTGGATTTGTCCACTCCGATCACGGGCGATGCTTCGCTCAAACTTTTTACCTCGGATACCGCCGAAGGCATGCAGGTTTTCTGGCATTCGTCGGCGCACGTCATGGCTCAAGCCGTCAAGCGACTATGGCCGGAGGCCAAATTTGAAGACGGCCCACCGACCGAAGCGGGTTTTTTCTATGATATTTTGATTCCGGAAAAAATCAGTGAGGCCGATTTTGCCCGCATCGAAGCGGAGATGGAAAAAATCGCCAAAGAAAAACTTACCTATACACGTGCAGAACTGACACGAAGCGAAGCGATGGAGTTTTTCAAAAAGATCGGTCAGGATTTTAAACTGGATATCATCGAGCGTATTCCGGAAGGCGCTCCGATCAGCTCCTACACGCAAGGTGAATTTACAGATCTCTGCCGTGGTCCGCATATCCCGCATACGGGGATGATCAAGTCCTTTAAGATCATGTCGGTAGCCGGTGCCTTTTATAAAGGCGATGAAAATAATATTCAACTTCAGCGGTTACGTGCTATTAGCTTTCCGTCCAAGAAACAGCTTGATGAATATCTTACGATGCTTGAGGAGGCCAAAAAACGCGATCACCGCAAACTGGGCCGCGAACTTGAACTTTTTATGATTACGCCGATGATCGGCGGAGGGTTGCCGGTTTGGCTCCCCAATGGCACTTTGCTGCGCAGGACGTTGGAAAATTTTCTTAAAGACGAATTACTTCGACGCGGTTATCAGGAAGTGGTAACACCGCATATCGGAAATCTTAATTTGTATCGTACGTCCGGGCATTATCCCTATTATGCGGATTCTCAGTTT is a window of bacterium DNA encoding:
- a CDS encoding SGNH/GDSL hydrolase family protein; the encoded protein is MKSKIVLIVFSVILSLLVCEVIVHYAFPVNEAMNKIYIADSVYATRTAPYLDFTYSDLDGRSLTIATNGYGHRWGEYDTASWRDTSVKKILLLGDSYTFGVAVNQHATFAYLVDSILNADKHIKSQYSIINAGVGGWCTKQELLYGIRHLNVFNPDIVVITFCPNDPIGDMVFENGFKHNTTTVAPDFWGKEFL
- a CDS encoding 5'-nucleotidase, lipoprotein e(P4) family; this encodes MKQHNFLIMGVVFFGLACSPKVENNKKTTVSRNEYTMAALNWMQISGEYRALCYQAFNVARMTLDVELSKKPAKKPAVVVDIDETVLDNSPYQARQIANGEQYPVGWQSWTDEAKAIAVPGAKEFLNYAVSKGADVFYITNRRPSEAPGTLNNLRSLGFPQADTLHIMFREAESNKEARRRKVSETHSILVVCGDNLNDLSDAYDGRLNPERNQRVDQMKNEWGRRFIVLPNPLYGDWDGAMFNYNFNLSDAAKDSARKAVLRMN